The Anopheles gambiae chromosome 2, idAnoGambNW_F1_1, whole genome shotgun sequence genomic sequence aaaagcatctgcccattttgccccacgtgaagcatttttgtattttttgttgtattagtaaaaatacgcaatcaatcgccttgctttcttcagaaaaattgtatagaaatatctTATCTTCAAAATTATATCAtctaaaacttcaacgcatccctgtgacactggtttaagcttattttcgaagcgacaaaaattacatcaatatgctactaagccttattttgtatttttctgttttatttgttatgtaagggtaATGAAACTTAcgtggtgttcatagaacactctaatgaatatattttgagcattggaaagtatatttgtagtgaaataatgcttaaatcgAGAGTGCCCAATTTGCCCCACTTTCCCCTACGTTGTAAACGTACGATTCCTAGTTGGACGAGGCATGTGTCGCCATTAATCAACCCATTCCAAGGGGCCTTTACACAACCCACAGATCATTACGGTGCTTCTTTCCATAGCAACGAACAAACGCGGCGTCTGCGGACGGCTCTTCAGTCCCATCTATTGCCCATATGAGACGAATCGAACGCCGACTTAAACTATGTAAGGAGTTTTATTATACATTCGTACTGCGCCGCTTCTGTTGATGATGCTTTTTTATTATGCCTTTGCGCACGAGAATAACAAACCTTGCACAGTTTTGCGACCTAATTTTCCGGCCCGGTGTGGCGGTTATGCTATGTTTGAAGATCTTTCATCGTACGCCCAGTCAACTGAACGAAAGTAAAAACAATTTGTAGTGCATTCCGTCAGATTTATGCCCACTCCATACACTTTACGCTCATTAACCTTTATGTACTTACGTTATGTACTCTAGTGTAGTGGCCGGGATGGTTAATGTTCTTGTTAATGTTAATGCAAATAATAGAGAGAAATGAAAAtctgtttaattaaaaacgaaTACTGAATGCGCAATATATTATtcgattatttgttttgttctaatAAGCTTACACTCactttattttataattgCAGGCATCGATGGACCTTCCACCGGATAAAGCAAAGTTGCTGAAGAACTATGATAACGAGAAAAAATGGGACATCATATGTGATCAGGTAAGTTCGCCAACGATAGAAAGGGAATCTAACAATGATGCGTCGATTAGCATAGCAAAGCGTTGATTCATGTGCTTGCTATTGTATATGTGCAGTATGTACTTTGGCATGTAGAACTGTTGAATTTCACACTGTGAGATAGCCGATGTGAACATGGGAAAGTATGTTGATTGCATGATTATGTGGCTTATGCACATACTGCGTCCCCATAGCCCACACTACTGCAGCAGCAATGCGATCGATTGTTGTTGCCTTCAACCGATCATGCCAAACCTTTCATTTAATCAAGCTCGGATAAATGCTAGCATGGCGTGTATGTCATGCGAAGATTTATTGTTCaattacaccaccaccagttcCGTTTAACCTCCGGATAAAAGCTTTCTATGAGTTATGTACCGTCCAGTGATGGTGGTAACCGTGGTGTGTGAGTATCGAACTGCAAAGAGGGAGATGAAGGTTTCCGAATAGATTATCGCAAAAAGCTTTGAATTCTCAGCATTGTATTCCGCATGCCACGTCACTTGTGTGGCTTGTAGGTTGCCTATGACATCATCGTTTGGAATGCTTTCTTTAaaggttttttcttttctttttcatacaTGCGTATGCACGTTGTTCTTTGTGCTGTAGAAGCAATGTTCTAGAGAATAGGAAAAGTTCAGGTAAAAAGGGCGAAGAAAATTGCGCTACTCAAACACCTTTCCCTAGGCAATGATAATTGCAGGCCAACAGTTGGTTTACAAATATAAAATTGTATCGTTATTGAACTATTTCTTGATTATTAAAGCTTCTGCTATTGAATGGCTCTGAGCTGTAAAATGATCGTTGTGCTAAACACATCATCTTTACATATTCTTTATAACAGGTTTTGATAGTTAGCCACATGTCGCATGAGGTGTTAAACGATCATTTGTTAGCATCAACACCGTTATCATGTGGAATATTACAGGCTATTGttaatttagttttatttaataatgtGTTTCAGCGAAACCATTCTCCAGcatattggttttattttgtttttttcttctttcaaaTTAGTTGgctttttgtaatttaaataCCGTTTGTGCGCACCCTTGAATAATAATCATGCACCTTCGTGCAGCGAAACAATAAATTGCGGTCAATTGGTAAGATCACTTTACCAAATGTCTCAACGTTTTGTATTGGTCAATATTATCCATCGCAATCCATGGTGCAATTGGTATAAGTAATGCGTTTAAAGGCTCACTCGAATGGGCCGTCTGTACCGTGTCCTACACACTGTTCATTCATTCGCAATTCGTGCCACAACAGTAAATGCATCATCACTTGGCACAGGGCATGGTTTAGCTAGCTGTGTTCGCTTTACACAACTCCCGAGCGATTGATTCACCTATTAAGAACCAGATCGCAGTGCATCAGCGTAAAGCGGCCGTACTTTTGGCTGCAAATTGATTTGCGAACTCAAAAACAAATCTACCTTTACGATTGCATAAGACAATACCTTCACCGTTAGTGATTATTTGGAAATTTCAAGTCGGACAAGGTGTGAAGCAGTGGCGATTCGTGATATTTGTTTGCAGCAAAATGGTTCcgatttgaaataaattttataatcACAAGAAAAAGATGTATAATTTTCAGTacagtaaacaaaaacatttaacaGCAAAGCAGTTTTTCAACGCTATTCCATGTGGTTGATGTAATCGCCTATGAATGGTCTAGGGAGCTCTATCCCGCACTCCATTGACGTCTCGTAAACAGTATGAACTTTAGAAGGTCATACGTCGTCTTGGAAGGTAGTTTACAAAAGCAAACTCGTTTGGTTAGTAATGGATCGTTAGGCCACTTTTGCCTGGAGGATTATGTCATTAATCTTTTTGATATTAGTGAGCAGTAAGCATGCAAACACtgaaactactactactactactgaaACAaatactactattactaccactgctactactgctgaaTGAATTACGTTATGTACACTCGCGattatgcgtgtgtgttgttgagCGTTATGCATTAATATACTGTTTTAATGGAAATGTATCGTCATTATGACGACTTATTTACTTCTCAGACGGACAAAAGCTTTactgaaacaataaaaaggatTTCAAAGCGGGTTCAAAATAACACGCACTACTCTACTGGGGTATATACTCAGAGACAATAACTTATTTATAGCGACCTTTTAATGCAAAGCTACGTTTGTGTAAATATTTATACTATCgagagaaaaaatgaaaacaaaaggaCAAACAACTACATTCCTGGCAAAGTGCAGTGTAACGATATTATATTGTACACAATTGTTTGTCCATTCCATTTGTTCGCGAATGATGATTGGTCGAGCACTGTTCGTCGTGTTCGTTGTATTATTGTTGTCGGAAGTTGTCGTTTATATGCAATTTGCTTAGACCTAGGGCACAACCCCCCGTTGATGTGCACGTTTGTGCAATATCAAGTAACGCTGATACAACAGTACAATAGAAGACATCATTTCTTGCTTTAACAATGTGTAATATTCGTCAATTTTGCAATTTGAATGGCATATGGATGACATTTCCATGCAATTGGGCTAGTGTTTAGTTAGGGCTAGCTTCACTGCGTTGTCCAATGCAGCTGCAAATCATGTCAGAAGGATACGCAGCATTTTTTAATACAACAGCCCCCAGTACATTtggtttatttatgtttgtggTGTGGTTTGATAAGCCAACACAGCCTATCACTTTCACTACGTTTGTTACGAGCTagagtctctctctctcggtcgGCTAAGATAATGAAACTGTGAAGTTAATAATAACAAGGACTGTTGTGCAACGCGATTCAATATGCACTACATTTCGTGTTTACTTTGTCGGTCGCTTCGTATTTGCGTTTGCTAGCTGATGCATTTTGACCGACTGACCtccctttctccctctcttgcTAGTCGTTAACGCCATGATGCTCAGACGTCGCCGCCAGTAGAGAGGAGGCCACACATGGCGTGGCGCTGTGAGCTGTTAAAATATGAGATCATTTTGCGATAAGTGTCCAAAGGTACTGGTGATGTAAGGCCACGCTGTAGGTATTTGATCATCTCATGCCTAATGCATAGCAGATCGATCACACCCGAAGAAACCTAAATATTCAACCTTTCCATCGAGTGGTATTGCTCTACAAGTTGAAGAGAGCGTGGTTGCTTGCGGAACGAATGCCGAGTAGTCTGCACTCACAGCATGATTATATCATTCCGGGagaaaatagttttaaaaataacttgTATAAATAAATTGCCCTCAATTCGCAGAATTGATAACGATAACACTTAAGCTGGGAGGCGTTTCCTGGCAGGAGGCGTAAACAACATGATTCATTCCTTGTATTCATGCTTATTTTatactctttttttcttcccaccCCAAAGGAAATGGTGCACGCAAAAGATCCTCCGGCACACTATCTCACCAAGCTCCGCACCTATCTCGATCCCAAGGCGTCCCGAAGTCACAGGGTAAGTAAAACGGACGACGTATCGCATCAAGGCGGATGCAACAGAGAACATCGATGGTAGGATTGCATTACAACACAGATTCCACATTTTTCTTCTGCGCGGTGTTATTTGAGCCTTTTCAACTCGAATCTCCCGACATCGGAAGTTCTATGTTCCTGTTGGCTGCCGATGCataggttggttggttggttggatggGTTTGAAATGGCCCTGAAACCGTTTCCTGGACGCGAGAGTAGTAATGTGACCAATGCTTTAAAGTAACTGCAGTAGAAGTTGATTTACGGCTTGATATCGACTTTCGCACCACCCGCCCTCAAACGTTGTGCCTCATTGGGCCTGGGAGCGGATTCGCTCCCAGCTTTAAGATGGTGGGCGAATGGTGGGAGGAGGGAGGAAGGAGGCGATCAATTTACCCGCAAAACTAATGCCATTTACGTTTCTCACCTAAAAGGGAAATCAACCATGCTGAACGACCATTGGCGATCGCCGTATCGCTGTCACGTTACGCGATCGATTTCGATCAGCTTGAGAGAAGTCTTGCGACGCAAGTTCGTGTCCAAAGGCATGCAATATTTTACGGCTTCATGGTAATGAAGGagtgcattgttttttttgtgttattgcTTACTTAGCAAAAGTCATTTCCAGCGGGACGTACTGCGTACTAGGCTAGTGCATTTTATTGTATATGTACAAACAGTAAGGTAGAAAAAAGGGTGTTCTAGAAGTGTTATAAGCTAGTATTGTTTATAGGTAAATGATGTAAGATCCTTATAAAAGTAACGAGACAGCTTTGCAGAAAAGACTTTATTGCACCAGTTTTAATGTCCTCGCATGATACGACCAGCAATGTAATGGTAGTTTCGCCCTTTCCCACAGAAGCGGAAGATGGTTGGCGAATCAACATCGACACAGGTTTTGCGCGATCTGGAAATTTCCCTTCGAACTAACCATATCGAGTGGGTGAAGGAGTTTCTGGACGAAGAAAACCAGGGTCTCGACGCATTGATAGATTATCTCAGCTTTCGGTTGACCATGATGCGGCACGAACAGCGTATCCTGGAAGCAAAGTCAGAATCGGACGAAGGCCTAACGACGAAAGAGACAGCGGCCAACAGTTCGTACGGGAGCAACGAAACTAATCACAAGATTGCACCAAACGGGTTCATGCGTCCCGGTCTGGGTGACATGCTGGACAGCCCCAGCATAAAGCGCCGTTCCCGCCACATCGCAAAACTCAACATGGGCCTGACGACGGATGACATTCACGTGTGCATTATGTGCATGCGGGCCATCATGAACAACAAGTACGGATTCAACATGGTCATCCAGCACCGGGAAGCGATCAACTGCATCGCACTCAGCTTGATCCACAAATCGCTGCGCACCAAGGCGCTggtgctggagctgctggCGGCCATTTGCTTAGTGAAGGGTGGGCATGAAATCATCCTGTGCGCGTTTGACAACTTTAAGAAAGTGTGCTCCGAGCAGCGCCGCTTCCAGACGCTGATGGAATATTTTATGAACTACGAGCTGTTTAACATCGACTTTATGGTGGCGTGTATGCAATTCGTTAACATTGTCGTCCACTCGGTGGAAGATATGAACTACCGGGTGCACCTGCAGTACGAGTTCACAGCGCTCGGGCTAGACGAGTATCTGGAGAAGCTCCGGCTGACGGAATCGGAGGAGCTGCACGTTCAAATTTCAGCCTACTTGGACAACGTGTTCGATGTGGCTGCCCTGATGGAGGACAGCGAAACGAAAACGGCCGCGCTCGAACGTGTCAACGAGCTGGAAGACGAGCTTGGCCGAGCGCTGGATCAGGCCAGCGAAATAGAGCGGGAAGCACTGTTCAAGATCGGGGAGCTGGAGGCAGAGCTGAGCCGAACGCGCAACGAACGGGACGATTTGTACAACAAGCAGCTGGTGGTGGAAGACGAAATCGTAAAGCTAAAGCGCGCTCTGAAACAACACGAGCAAGAATCCCAAAGCCGACAGTCAATGCTCCTCGAGCTGGAGAATCTCACCAAAACGCTTCCCAAAGGTACGTCAATTGCAGACGTATCGAACCTCCTGGCGAAGGGAGGCTTGTCCGAGCTTAGTCCTACGGGTGCAGCTGGCGCTGGTGCAGGTGGTCAGCAGCAAGCACCACCGATACCGCCCCCACCGGCCCCGCCAATACCACCCTCGGCCGCAAATGCTCCCATGCCTCCTCCACCACCCTGTCCGCCTGCACCGCCCAGCGGACTGTCGAACGGTGGTGAACCACCGAAAGCTCCCCCCAAACCGCCGTCATTCATTCCAGTACCACCGCCGATGGGTGGACCATATGGTGGCAACAACGCACTGCACTGCACGGACGGTGCAATGACGATAAAGCGCAAGGTGCAGCCAAAATACAAGCTACCCACGCTCAACTGGGTAGCGCTGAAACCGAACCAGGTTCGTGGCACGATCTTTAATGAGTTGGATGACGAGAAACTGCACCGGCAGATAGACTTTGTCGATTTCGAGGAGCGGTTCAAGATCGGTATGGGCGGGCCGGTAACCAACGGCAACTGTGATATGGACGGGTTGACGGCATTCCCCAGCAAACGGTTCAAGAAACCCGAGCACATTTCCCTGCTCGAACACACGAGATTAAGAAACATTGGTAAGACTGGCTGCCGCGAACGACTTAAGCTCTATACATACACGCACCCATTCACTAAATTGTGTCCTTCAATTGATTCTTCTCTTTACAGCAATATCTCGAAGAAAGCTAGAAATGCCCGCGGAAACCGTTATCAAAGCGATCAACAATCTCGATCTCAAGCTCCTGTCGCTGGAAAATGTGGAACTGCTGCAAAAGATGACACCGACCGACCAGGAACAGAAGCTCTACAAAGAGTATGTGATAGAGAAGAAAGATCTGAACCAGCTGACGGAGGAGGACAAGTTTATGCTGCAACTGACGAAAGTCGAACGAATCTCATCGAAACTATCGATAATGAACTACATTGGGAACTTTTTCGAAAGCTGGCATCTCATTAGTCCGGTAAGCTGTCGTCGGGTGCTCTACTCCTTATTCCCTTCCCTTATTCACATTCGCTAACGTGGGTTTgggttttaaatattttccagCAAGTGTACTCCATCATTTCCGCATCCTCCTCAATCAAGTCGTCGAAAAAGTTCCGCGCAGTGCTGGAAGTGATTTTGGCATTTGGCAATTATCTGAACAGCAGCAAGCGCGGTCCTGCCTACGGCTTCAAGCTGCAATCGCTCGACACGCTGCTCGACACCAAGTCGAACGACAAGCGCATGAGCCTGATGCACTACATTGTGGCTACCATTCGACAGAAGTTTCCCGAGCTGATGAACTTCGATACGGAGCTGTTCTGCATCGACAAGGCAGCGCAGGTATCCCTCGAGATGCTCATTTCCGATGTGAACGAGCTCGAGAAGGGCATGGAAACGGTACGCAAGGAAGCGGATCTACGTGGCAAAGGCACGCAGAGCCATGTGTTGCGAGATTTTCTGGCGAACTCGGAagaaaagttgaaaaaaatccgCTCGGATTGTAAAACGGCACAGGTATGGCACACAACATGGACTGAAATGTAAGTGAATAATGACTAATACTTctgtctttttcttcttctttgtgtgTGACAGGAATCCTTCAAAGAGTGCATTGAATACTTTGGCGAATCATCACGAAATGCAGATGCAAATGCATTCTTTTCATTGCTAGTCCGATTCGTACGAGCATTTAAGGTATGGGTATGGGCACAATGGCAAATGGTCAAACATAGCTAAGCATAATATCGCTAGCGAAATTAATATAGGATAAAGGTGGCAATAACTCTAGAAATATTTAACGCAATCTATCATCTTACTTGCAGATCTGTGATCAGGAAAACGAACAACGACGACGGTTAGAGGCGGCTGCCCTACAAGCGTCCACCAAGAAGGACGAAGAAGAGCAGGTGGTGCTACGgaataataaaatcaataatcaAAAGAAGCAACAGGTACGCCCCTTGGCCGATGGTAACCCTCTCCGACTATCGACTGCCTTTCTGCAAAATCTAACCCAAATGAATCGGGAACTGCAACACGTGTTTGGCTCTGGTAGCTCTTATGTTAGCTGATTCTAGAACGTTTTCATATCCGGTTCAAAACATATGCTTAGAGTTTACCAAGTTTTGCTCCAATGAGTGTGTTAGTGGTTTGTTGTTACTGTTGTTCTTTGAGGAGGATTTCATTGCTTGGTTAATGTCGCGAAGTGTGTGCTTGGTTAAGTAATTAGTGTGTGCACTAATAATTTAGTATAATTCGTGTGTATAATAATATTTCATCGCTTCAAATGGTTATGTTGTGTTTACTTTATGAAAACGGGATCCATTTATTGACTCAAACTTCATAATGTTTCTTATTCATTACTATCTTTTGGTCTTTGGTTGTGTATATTGATAAGTGCCTTATATAGCGCGAAACTTGGGTTCAATTTGTTTCGCGGTTCAATCCATATAAAAAcgtgcattaaaaaaacacacactcagaaTGTCGATTGATGCGAACCattaattatttaagtatCGCATTTGCATTTGTATGGGTTGGTGGCTATATAATAGAGTACATTTAACTATAATTCTTAAGAAGCTAACCGATCAGCACGacgaaaatgtaaaacaatgaaGCAAAAGTTGCGTTTGATAACTTTGGCGATCTTGAAAAGCTTTGCGTGACACTATGCACTGGGTCTACTTCACTGGTGTGAAAGGAATAAACCATTTCAGACGCAACATTGCGATTATACAAAGGCGTAGTTGTACCAAAGTATCTACGACAGAAATGGATAACGcatttcaaacacaaaaccaaacgaGAATGCATTTCAAGCAATTGTATTGTAGCTAGTAacattaaattgcatttttagtTACAAACGAAGCATTACGTTTTTCATTAATATTAAACTAACCACCGGTAACGATAGCTTTCAATTTTCCTGCAATACGGTCTGGaatattgtaaaatatttgtacGTTCATTGTTTCATTGCGTGCCATATTTTTGTAACATTACGTGTGTGCATCTGATGCCTAATTTCGATGCTGCTAATTAGcgtgtgaaaacttttgccttAATTTTTTATACTGTTAATCTATTCTGTTTTTGCATAACTTTACAATTCATATTCGGTGTGTGTATACATTACTAGATATAAGTTTTTCCTACtatataattaataaattaacagCGATCAAACGAGTAGAAAGCCGCACTCCGTCATTTAGATGCCGTTTGGTGAagcagggggagggggaggggagtgGGAGGGCTTGAATTGAGTTTTtactgtgttttattttattgtttatttttgtttttaatgaatGGTTGTGGTTGGTAAGATTTTCTCTTCTGTTTTTATATTGCTTTAATTCACGCTTTGGCTAATTGTGTGCACTGAAGTATTATTTCTTCTACCCTTATGTTTGTACAATAAGTTAATCCTGCACCAAGACTATTTTTAGACAGTGATTTAATTGTGTGCTAATGcattaaaatttatgaataaataatttttttatcgCACGGTTTTTCTTGCGTTGCTTGTTACTCAGCATTTGGCACTGTACTACATACTACTAAAACAAACATCTATTACACCCAAAATTTTACTTACATTGTATACATGtactaaaaataaacacctTTTCAATCACAATTAAACACAAACGGTGCAAGA encodes the following:
- the LOC1278418 gene encoding formin-like protein isoform X1, with product MGLASSKAVSSIAVSSSHAAGSTDKGNGRLSKDSVIVETNYASMSTDIQQPCSILPSPSGSSGIDTWKTSSCHVRQASIRSRNLQPMPDAGELDRRFAKVLASMDLPPDKAKLLKNYDNEKKWDIICDQEMVHAKDPPAHYLTKLRTYLDPKASRSHRFRPFPQKRKMVGESTSTQVLRDLEISLRTNHIEWVKEFLDEENQGLDALIDYLSFRLTMMRHEQRILEAKSESDEGLTTKETAANSSYGSNETNHKIAPNGFMRPGLGDMLDSPSIKRRSRHIAKLNMGLTTDDIHVCIMCMRAIMNNKYGFNMVIQHREAINCIALSLIHKSLRTKALVLELLAAICLVKGGHEIILCAFDNFKKVCSEQRRFQTLMEYFMNYELFNIDFMVACMQFVNIVVHSVEDMNYRVHLQYEFTALGLDEYLEKLRLTESEELHVQISAYLDNVFDVAALMEDSETKTAALERVNELEDELGRALDQASEIEREALFKIGELEAELSRTRNERDDLYNKQLVVEDEIVKLKRALKQHEQESQSRQSMLLELENLTKTLPKGTSIADVSNLLAKGGLSELSPTGAAGAGAGGQQQAPPIPPPPAPPIPPSAANAPMPPPPPCPPAPPSGLSNGGEPPKAPPKPPSFIPVPPPMGGPYGGNNALHCTDGAMTIKRKVQPKYKLPTLNWVALKPNQVRGTIFNELDDEKLHRQIDFVDFEERFKIGMGGPVTNGNCDMDGLTAFPSKRFKKPEHISLLEHTRLRNIAISRRKLEMPAETVIKAINNLDLKLLSLENVELLQKMTPTDQEQKLYKEYVIEKKDLNQLTEEDKFMLQLTKVERISSKLSIMNYIGNFFESWHLISPQVYSIISASSSIKSSKKFRAVLEVILAFGNYLNSSKRGPAYGFKLQSLDTLLDTKSNDKRMSLMHYIVATIRQKFPELMNFDTELFCIDKAAQVSLEMLISDVNELEKGMETVRKEADLRGKGTQSHVLRDFLANSEEKLKKIRSDCKTAQESFKECIEYFGESSRNADANAFFSLLVRFVRAFKICDQENEQRRRLEAAALQASTKKDEEEQVVLRNNKINNQKKQQEAVINELKLKAHAVREKKLLQQDEVYNGALEDILLGLKNEPYRRADAVRRSQRRRIDSNRLSRTMEEVEV
- the LOC1278418 gene encoding formin-like protein isoform X2, with the translated sequence MGLASSKAVSSIAVSSSHAAGSTDKGNGRLSKDSVIVETNYASMSTDIQQPCSILPSPSGSSGIDTWKTSSCHVRQASIRSRNLQPMPDAGELDRRFAKVLASMDLPPDKAKLLKNYDNEKKWDIICDQEMVHAKDPPAHYLTKLRTYLDPKASRSHRKRKMVGESTSTQVLRDLEISLRTNHIEWVKEFLDEENQGLDALIDYLSFRLTMMRHEQRILEAKSESDEGLTTKETAANSSYGSNETNHKIAPNGFMRPGLGDMLDSPSIKRRSRHIAKLNMGLTTDDIHVCIMCMRAIMNNKYGFNMVIQHREAINCIALSLIHKSLRTKALVLELLAAICLVKGGHEIILCAFDNFKKVCSEQRRFQTLMEYFMNYELFNIDFMVACMQFVNIVVHSVEDMNYRVHLQYEFTALGLDEYLEKLRLTESEELHVQISAYLDNVFDVAALMEDSETKTAALERVNELEDELGRALDQASEIEREALFKIGELEAELSRTRNERDDLYNKQLVVEDEIVKLKRALKQHEQESQSRQSMLLELENLTKTLPKGTSIADVSNLLAKGGLSELSPTGAAGAGAGGQQQAPPIPPPPAPPIPPSAANAPMPPPPPCPPAPPSGLSNGGEPPKAPPKPPSFIPVPPPMGGPYGGNNALHCTDGAMTIKRKVQPKYKLPTLNWVALKPNQVRGTIFNELDDEKLHRQIDFVDFEERFKIGMGGPVTNGNCDMDGLTAFPSKRFKKPEHISLLEHTRLRNIAISRRKLEMPAETVIKAINNLDLKLLSLENVELLQKMTPTDQEQKLYKEYVIEKKDLNQLTEEDKFMLQLTKVERISSKLSIMNYIGNFFESWHLISPQVYSIISASSSIKSSKKFRAVLEVILAFGNYLNSSKRGPAYGFKLQSLDTLLDTKSNDKRMSLMHYIVATIRQKFPELMNFDTELFCIDKAAQVSLEMLISDVNELEKGMETVRKEADLRGKGTQSHVLRDFLANSEEKLKKIRSDCKTAQESFKECIEYFGESSRNADANAFFSLLVRFVRAFKICDQENEQRRRLEAAALQASTKKDEEEQVVLRNNKINNQKKQQEAVINELKLKAHAVREKKLLQQDEVYNGALEDILLGLKNEPYRRADAVRRSQRRRIDSNRLSRTMEEVEV
- the LOC1278418 gene encoding formin-like protein isoform X3, coding for MGLASSKAVSSIAVSSSHAAGSTDKGNGRLSKDSVIVETNYASMSTDIQQPCSILPSPSGSSGIDTWKTSSCHVRQASIRSRNLQPMPDAGELDRRFAKVLASMDLPPDKAKLLKNYDNEKKWDIICDQEMVHAKDPPAHYLTKLRTYLDPKASRSHRKRKMVGESTSTQVLRDLEISLRTNHIEWVKEFLDEENQGLDALIDYLSFRLTMMRHEQRILEAKSESDEGLTTKETAANSSYGSNETNHKIAPNGFMRPGLGDMLDSPSIKRRSRHIAKLNMGLTTDDIHVCIMCMRAIMNNKYGFNMVIQHREAINCIALSLIHKSLRTKALVLELLAAICLVKGGHEIILCAFDNFKKVCSEQRRFQTLMEYFMNYELFNIDFMVACMQFVNIVVHSVEDMNYRVHLQYEFTALGLDEYLEKLRLTESEELHVQISAYLDNVFDVAALMEDSETKTAALERVNELEDELGRALDQASEIEREALFKIGELEAELSRTRNERDDLYNKQLVVEDEIVKLKRALKQHEQESQSRQSMLLELENLTKTLPKGTSIADVSNLLAKGGLSELSPTGAAGAGAGGQQQAPPIPPPPAPPIPPSAANAPMPPPPPCPPAPPSGLSNGGEPPKAPPKPPSFIPVPPPMGGPYGGNNALHCTDGAMTIKRKVQPKYKLPTLNWVALKPNQVRGTIFNELDDEKLHRQIDFVDFEERFKIGMGGPVTNGNCDMDGLTAFPSKRFKKPEHISLLEHTRLRNIAISRRKLEMPAETVIKAINNLDLKLLSLENVELLQKMTPTDQEQKLYKEYVIEKKDLNQLTEEDKFMLQLTKVERISSKLSIMNYIGNFFESWHLISPQVYSIISASSSIKSSKKFRAVLEVILAFGNYLNSSKRGPAYGFKLQSLDTLLDTKSNDKRMSLMHYIVATIRQKFPELMNFDTELFCIDKAAQVSLEMLISDVNELEKGMETVRKEADLRGKGTQSHVLRDFLANSEEKLKKIRSDCKTAQESFKECIEYFGESSRNADANAFFSLLVRFVRAFKICDQENEQRRRLEAAALQASTKKDEEEQVVLRNNKINNQKKQQVRPLADGNPLRLSTAFLQNLTQMNRELQHVFGSGSSYVS